The nucleotide window CTGTTCAATGATCGCATCGTCCCCCGTTGTTACGACGGTCATGGTTGAGATCGTAGGGTCCAGGGTCTCAGCTACACAGAGGCTCTCGATGTTGAACCCCCTTCCACTGAACAGGCCGGAGATCCTCGAAAGTACTCCGAATTCGTTCTCGACGAGAACTGATATGATGTGTTTCAAGGTTTCCTCCTAAACGAGAAGCATCTCTTTGAGCGAAGCCCCCGCGGGAACCATCGGATAGACGCACTCTTCCGGATTAACGTGGACGTCGATGAAGGTCGGTTGGTTGTTCCGGAATGCCTCTTTGAGCACCCTGTCAACATCCTCTTCTTTGTCTATCCTGTAACCGGCAGCGCCATATGCCTCTGCGACCTTCACGAAATCAGGGCAGGGCAGACATGTCCACGTGTAGCGTTTCTCGTAGAACAATTCCTGCCACTGCCTT belongs to Syntrophorhabdaceae bacterium and includes:
- a CDS encoding thiamine pyrophosphate-dependent enzyme; this encodes SLVIDIAGDGSIQMNIQELATAVQHKLPVKVVILNNGYLGMVRQWQELFYEKRYTWTCLPCPDFVKVAEAYGAAGYRIDKEEDVDRVLKEAFRNNQPTFIDVHVNPEECVYPMVPAGASLKEMLLV